ACCTGTCCAGCCTGGAGGTTCTCCAGGTCGGCGGGGCCAAGTGCAGCGAGGAGGTCGCCCGCCGCGTGCGGCCGGTGCTCGGCGCGACCCTGCAGCAGGTCTTCGGCATGGCCGAGGGCCTGGTGAACTACACCCGCCTCGACGACCCCGAGGACGTCATCCTCACCACCCAGGGCCGGCCGATCTCGCCGGACGACGAGGTGCTGGTCGTCGACGACGAGGACAACCCGGTGCCGCCGGGCGGAACCGGGCACCTGCTGACCCGCGGGCCCTACACCATCCGCGGCTACTACCGGGCCGCCGAGCACAACGCGAAGGCATTCACCGCCGACGGCTTCTACCGCACCGGCGACGTCGTCCGGCTCACCGCGGCGGGCAACATCGTCGTGGAGGGACGCGCGAAGGACCAGATCAACCGCGGTGGCGAGAAGATCGCCGCGGAAGAGGTGGAGAACCACCTGCTGGCGCACCCGGCGGTGCACGACGCGGCCGTGGTGTCGATGCCCGACGACTACCTCGGCGAGCGCAGCTGCGCCTTCGTCGTCCCGCGCGGCACGCCGCCCAAGGCGCGCGAGCTGATCAAGTTCGTGCGCGAGCGCGGGCTGGCCGCCTACAAGGTGCCGGACCGCGTCGAGTTCGTCGAGCAGTTCCCGCAGACCGGCGTCGGCAAGGTCAGCAAGCGCGACCTCCGGGAGGCGATCAGCCGGGAGCTGGTGCCGGAGCTCGAACGCCGCTGACCTGAGCAGACAACGATCACCGACTACAGGAGGAGGCCGCCCGTGGCGCTTCCGACCATTCCGCCGTACCGGGTCCCGCAGCCCGACGAGCTGCCGGAGAACCGCGTGTCGTGGCGGCCCGACCCGAACCGCTCGGTGCTGCTGATCCACGACATGGAGCGGCACTTCGTCAACGCCTTCCCGGCTGAGGGAGAACCGCTGGACCAGGTGGTGCCCAACATCGGGCTGCTGCGCGAACGCGCCCGCGCGGCAGGCGTTCCGGTGGTGTACTGCGCGCAGCCCGGTGGCCAGACGCCCGAGCAGCGCGGCCTGCAGCTGGAGTGGTGGGGGCCGGGGGTGGCCGACCCGGCGCAGGAGGCGATCATCGACGAGCTGGCGCCGGGCGACGGTGACGTGCTGCTGACCAAGTGGCGCTACAGCGCCTTCCAGCGCACCGAGCTGCGCCAGCTGCTGCGGGACTGGGGGCGCGATCAGCTGATCATCACCGGGATCTACGCCCACATCGGCTGCCTGATGACCGCCGCCGAGGCCTTTCAGCAGGAGGTCCAGGCGTTCCTGGTCGCCGATGCGGTCGCGGACTTCTCCGCGGAGGAGCACCGGATGGCGCTGACCTACGCCGCCAAGCGGTGCGCGGTGGTCGACACCGCGCAGCGCCTGGCGCAGGACCTCGCGGTGCGCGAGTCCGAAGTGGCCTGACGATTTTCTGGGAGTGCGTGCGATGTCGCAGAAGTTGACGCTGGAAGAGGTCCGGGAGCAGGTCGCGGAGCTGCTCTACGAGGATCCCGCGGAGCTGACCGACGAGGAGAACCTCATCGACTGGGGCCTGGACTCGGTGCGGATCATGACCCTGGTGGAGAAGTGGCGCCGCCTCGGCGTCCAGATCACCTTCGCCGACCTGGCCGAGCGCCCCACCCTCGCGGAGTGGTGGACGGTCCTGGAACCCAAGCTCCCAGAGGGGGAGTGAGGCGGAGGGCGCCTTGAGGCAGCTGACTCGCCTCGAGGCGCCCTCCACCGGTTCGCTCAGTCGTTCCAGGGGATCTGGGGCGACTTGTAGTAGTTGATGCCGGAGGCCTCCAGGCGGGGCCCGTGGGCGGCCAGGCGCTGGGCGAAGGACTCCCAGTCCTGGGCCGACTTCGGGGACCAGGCCAGTTCGGCGAGCGCGGGAAGGCGGGGGAAGGCCATGAACTCGATGTGGTCGGAGTTCTCCAGGGTTTCCGACCACAGCGGTGCTTCCACGCCCAGGACCGCTTCTTCCGGCACGCCCTGCAGGTAGCTGCCCGGGTCCCAGCCGTAGGCGTCGGCGACCTCGATGAACCCGGCCCACTTCAGGCCCAGCGGGGTGTTCTCGTCGTACTTCATGTCCAAGTAGGACTTGTTCGCCGGCGAGACCAGGATCTTGTTGCCGCGCGCCACCGCCTCGGGAAGCAGCGGATCGCTGTCCTCGGTGCCCCAGTACTGCACCACGGCCTCGCCCCGCGGGGCGGCCTTGGCGTACTCGTGCCAGCCGACCGCGGTCTTGCCGTACTTCGCCACCATCGGCAGCACCCGCGAGACGAACTTCTTGTAGTCCTCCTCGCTGGTCGCGTCCGCCTCGTCGCCGCCGATGTGCAGGTACGGACCGGGCGTGATCTCGGCGAGCTCGCGGATGACGTCCTCGACGAACTCGTAGGTGATCTCCTCGTCCACGCACAGCGAGCTGAACCCGACCTCGATGCCGGTGTAGAGCGGCGGCGCCACCCCGTCGCAGTTCAGCTCGGCGTAGGAGGCCAGCGCCGCGTTGGTGTGCCCGGGCATGTCGATCTCGGGGATCACCATCACGTGCCGGGAGGCGGCGTACTCGACGATCTCGGCGTAGTCCTGCTTGCTGTAGTGCCCGCCGGGCCCGCCGCCGACCTCGGTGCTGCCGCCGTACTCGGTGAGCTTCGGCCAGCTGTCGATGTCGATGCGCCAGCCCTGGTCGTCGGTCAGGTGCAGGTGCAGCCGGTTGATCTTGTACCGGGTGATCTGGTCGATGTAGCGCTTGACCTGCTCGACGGTGAAGAAGTGCCGCGCGACGTCGAGCATCGCGGCCCGGTGCTCGAACCGCGGCCGGTCGACGATCTCACCGCCGGCCACCGGCCACGGGCCGGGCTGCTCGGTGCGGCTCTCGATCGCGGCGGGCAGCAGCTGCCGCAGCGTCTGCACGCCGTTGAACAGCCCTTCGGCGCTGGCGGCGCGCAGACCGATGGTCTCCTCGGTGACGTGCAGCTGGTATCCGGCCGGGCCGGTTCCGGCGGCGGCGTCGAGCTCCAGCGCGATGTCGCCGGCGTCGTCGTTCACCGGCAGCGGGAAGCCGGTCGACGGCCGCAGGATCCCGGCCAGGTACTCACCGACCTCGGCGGCGTCGCCCGCCGCCCGGATCGACGTCTGCTGGGACAGTTCGAAGGTGGTCGCCGGGTCCGGTCGCACCGATTCGGGGGCGGGAATGAGGTTTTCCATGGCGGAGTTCTCCACGGCGAGTGCGGCCGTCGCGGGAACCGCGGTCCCGGCGACCAGCGCACCGGCCACAACGGCGAGCGCGGCTCTGCGCACCGTTGGTCGGGTCGGTCGTGAGGTCATGTGCGTGCGCTCCTCGTGGCTCGGGAACGGTGCACCCAAAGGTATAGACCAAAACTGGCGGCGGCAGCCTCCAACCGGACGTACCGAACGCGTCGAACGGCCTCACCGCTCCCGGCCGAGCACCGCGCCGATCGAAGCCGCGGTGACGCAGCCGAGCGCCACGAGCTGGGGCAGCGCCAGCCCTTCGGCCAGCAGCAACAGGCCCGCCAGGGCGCCGGTCACGGGCTCCAGGCTCTGCAGCACGCCGACGACCCGCGGCGGGATCCGGCGCAGCGCGGCCAGCTCCAGCGAGTACGGCACGACCGCGGACAGCACCGCGATCCCCAGCCCGGCCAGCAGCACCGCGGGGGAGAGGAGCGCAGCCCCGGACTCGGCGATCCCGAACGGCAGCACGAGAACGGCCGCGCAGGCGACCGCGAGCGCGAGCGGGGAGCCATCGCTGCTGATCGCACCGACGCGGTGGCTCAGCAGGAGATAGCTGCCCATGCCCGCCGCAGACACCAGGCCGAGGCAGACCCCGACGGCGGGCAGCGGCGCACTGACCGGGCCGCAGAACAGGAACACGCCGGCCGCCGCCAGGGCTGCCCACAGCACATCGCGCGGACGCCGGGAGCTGAGCAGTGCGACGGAGAGCGGGCCGAGCATCTGGAGCGTGCTGGCGACTCCCACCGGCAGGTGCGGCAGCGCGAGGTAGACGACGTTCATCGTCGCGATCGCCGCTCCGAGCGCGACGATCAGACCGCGCGATCGCCGATCGGCGGGGATCCGCGGTCGCCGCAGGGCCAGCAGCAGGGCTGCGGCCAGCGACAGCCGCAGGGCCGAGACTCCGAGCGGCCCCGCGACGGCGAACAGCTGCTTGCCGAAGGCTTGGCCGAACTGGACGCTGACCACGGCGCCCAGCACGAGCAGGAACGGCGGGACGACGACCGGGGACCGGCGCGTCGGAGTCGGTGACTGCACGGTTCAAGCCTGGGCCCGCTCGTTCGTTCAGGTCCATCTCGCATCTGCGCACGGAACTGTGCAGAATCGACTGAATGATCGACCTGCGGCGGCTCCAGGTCCTGCGCGTCCTCCGGGCCGAAGGCACGGTGACGGCGACCGCGCGAGCGCTCCACCTGACGCCCTCGGCGGTCTCGCAGCAGCTCCGGCTGCTGTCCAAGGAGGTCGGCAGCGAACTGCTGCGGCCGGAAGGCCGCCGGGTGCAGCTCACCCCTGCGGCGCACATCCTGCTCGCGCACGCCGATGTGATCGCCACCGAGTGGGAGCAGACCCGGGCCGACCTGGCGGCACACGCGGCCGGTGCGGTCGGGCTGGTCCGGGTTGCGGGCTTCGCGACCAGCTTCGGCTCACTGCTGGCGCCCGCCGCCGCACGGCTCCGCGACTCCCACCCGCGGCTGGAGGTGCAGCTGCGGGAGACCGACATCGACGACAGCCTGCGCCTGCTGCTGGCCGAGCAGGCCGATCTCGCGGTCCTGCCGGTCGCGGGCGCCCCGCCGCTGGACGACCCGCGGTTCGACCAGCGGGTCCTGCTCGACGACCCGCAGGACGTCGTGGTGTCCGCGGACCACCCGTTCGCCGAACGCGACTCGGTGCGGCTGGCCGAGACCGCGCACGAGACCTGGATCGCGCCGCACCACGACCAGTTCCAGCTGATCGAGGTCGCCTGCGCGGCGGCCGGTTTCGCCCCGCGCGTGGCGCACCGGGCGGCGGAGTGGAACTCGGTGCTGGTGATGGTCGCGCACGGTCTCGGCATCTGCCTGCTGCCCCGGC
This portion of the Saccharopolyspora antimicrobica genome encodes:
- a CDS encoding isochorismatase family protein; translated protein: MALPTIPPYRVPQPDELPENRVSWRPDPNRSVLLIHDMERHFVNAFPAEGEPLDQVVPNIGLLRERARAAGVPVVYCAQPGGQTPEQRGLQLEWWGPGVADPAQEAIIDELAPGDGDVLLTKWRYSAFQRTELRQLLRDWGRDQLIITGIYAHIGCLMTAAEAFQQEVQAFLVADAVADFSAEEHRMALTYAAKRCAVVDTAQRLAQDLAVRESEVA
- a CDS encoding phosphopantetheine-binding protein, which gives rise to MSQKLTLEEVREQVAELLYEDPAELTDEENLIDWGLDSVRIMTLVEKWRRLGVQITFADLAERPTLAEWWTVLEPKLPEGE
- a CDS encoding EamA family transporter, translated to MQSPTPTRRSPVVVPPFLLVLGAVVSVQFGQAFGKQLFAVAGPLGVSALRLSLAAALLLALRRPRIPADRRSRGLIVALGAAIATMNVVYLALPHLPVGVASTLQMLGPLSVALLSSRRPRDVLWAALAAAGVFLFCGPVSAPLPAVGVCLGLVSAAGMGSYLLLSHRVGAISSDGSPLALAVACAAVLVLPFGIAESGAALLSPAVLLAGLGIAVLSAVVPYSLELAALRRIPPRVVGVLQSLEPVTGALAGLLLLAEGLALPQLVALGCVTAASIGAVLGRER
- a CDS encoding LysR family transcriptional regulator, translating into MIDLRRLQVLRVLRAEGTVTATARALHLTPSAVSQQLRLLSKEVGSELLRPEGRRVQLTPAAHILLAHADVIATEWEQTRADLAAHAAGAVGLVRVAGFATSFGSLLAPAAARLRDSHPRLEVQLRETDIDDSLRLLLAEQADLAVLPVAGAPPLDDPRFDQRVLLDDPQDVVVSADHPFAERDSVRLAETAHETWIAPHHDQFQLIEVACAAAGFAPRVAHRAAEWNSVLVMVAHGLGICLLPRLATTSPDHRVVRIPLRDKPVPSRSVLTCVRGGSRGQPAIAAVLRALEDVVRDRRGASGRG
- a CDS encoding beta-N-acetylhexosaminidase — its product is MTSRPTRPTVRRAALAVVAGALVAGTAVPATAALAVENSAMENLIPAPESVRPDPATTFELSQQTSIRAAGDAAEVGEYLAGILRPSTGFPLPVNDDAGDIALELDAAAGTGPAGYQLHVTEETIGLRAASAEGLFNGVQTLRQLLPAAIESRTEQPGPWPVAGGEIVDRPRFEHRAAMLDVARHFFTVEQVKRYIDQITRYKINRLHLHLTDDQGWRIDIDSWPKLTEYGGSTEVGGGPGGHYSKQDYAEIVEYAASRHVMVIPEIDMPGHTNAALASYAELNCDGVAPPLYTGIEVGFSSLCVDEEITYEFVEDVIRELAEITPGPYLHIGGDEADATSEEDYKKFVSRVLPMVAKYGKTAVGWHEYAKAAPRGEAVVQYWGTEDSDPLLPEAVARGNKILVSPANKSYLDMKYDENTPLGLKWAGFIEVADAYGWDPGSYLQGVPEEAVLGVEAPLWSETLENSDHIEFMAFPRLPALAELAWSPKSAQDWESFAQRLAAHGPRLEASGINYYKSPQIPWND